The following nucleotide sequence is from Ignavibacteriales bacterium.
AAAAGTAGGTGATTTGGTAAATATTAATTTTATCGGTTCGAATATCATATCTAAAAAAGCCGAACTTGTCATATGTGAAGCATATATTGATCGAACTGATCTTGAGCCGTTGTTGCTTGAAATTCCGATGACGAAGAGCGCATCTGGCTGGAGTTGCACTTTAGAACTCTCTGATCCAAAATCTCGATTTATAGTTTATAGATTTGTTTCGGGCGATCTGAAAGATGATAATAATGGAGAACCGAACATGATAACAGTTTACACTAAAGATGCCAAACCAATAGAAGGTTCCCATTTGTCCGCTGGAAATTTTTATTTAACGGGTAGATATTTTGAAATTAAAAGAAAAGCTGATCTGAAGGAAGCTCGTAAAGAATTTGAGTTGGAGAAAAAATATTATCCTCGTTCCTGGCAGGCAGCGTTAGGAATTATTGATGTCGATTTGAAAGAAAATTCATTCGATGAGAAAAAAACAAAAATTAAAAAAGCATTGGAAAAATTATACAAGTCTAATATTGGCAATGAAGATGCCGTTACCGGGATCATCGGAATATACGAACGAATGAACGAAATAGTCAGAGCGGATGCGATACGAGGTGATGCAATCTCCAAAAGACCGAAAGGAAAGATTGCGCTCGCAAAAGAAGCAGCACAGTTAAGAGCTGAAAAAGATACAGAGAAAAGAGTAACACTTCTGGAAAATCTGTTGAATGATTTCCCCGAGATGGAAAAAAATGTGAGACAATCGTATCAGCAAAATCTTGTGCGCGCATATCTTCAATTAAAGAATTATGAAAAAGCAGGTGAGTTACTTTCAACGATTGAAAAACCGAATCCCACAATTTATAACTCTATCGCTTGGCCCCTGATTGAACAAGGTGATCAATTGGATAAAGGTATTTTGTTTGCCAAGCAGGGAGTAGATTTGCTGAGGGGCCAGACAATAGCGGATAAACCTTCATCTATGAGAGTAAAGGAGTGGAACGAAAATAACAAATACACTTTAGCGATGATACTTGATACATACGGGACAGGATTACTGAAGGCGGGGAAAAATGATGAGGCGTTGACCGCGTTTGAAGAAGCATATCAACAATCCGACGGTTCGGATCCGGAGATGAATACCAATTATATTGGTGCTGTTTTAAAAAATCAGAAATATGAAAAGGTAATGGAATTAGGTTTCAGTTGTGTGAAGAAAGGGAAAGAAACACCGGCAATGCTGGATCATCTGAAGGCAGCATATTCATATTCTATAAAATCGGGCGTAAACTTCGATTCTCTTAATATTGAGGATAAGAAAAGATATGAAGAAATGCTTGCCGAGGCGAACAAAATCAAAGTTGAAGAGATGAGGAAGAAAATTCTGGCAAGTCGCATCAGTGTCCCTGCTGTTGATTTTACTTTGAAAGATTTTAATGGATCATCTACAACCTTATCGGCGCTGAAAGGTAAAGTAGTGATAGTCGATTTTTGGGCAACATGGTGTGGTCCTTGTAAGATGTCTTTCCCGTATTTGCAAAAGGTTTACGAAAAATATCTAAACAATGAAAGTGTAAAATTTTTAGCCGTAAACAGTTGGGAACGGCAGAAAGATTATTCAGATCAATTGCTGAATGCGAAAAAATTCATTGAAGAAAATAAATATACATTCCCGGTTTTATTGGATGAAAAAACGGATGATCAATATAAAGTTATAAGTGATTATGATGTAGAGGGAATACCGACGAAATTTTTAATCGACAAATCTGGCAATATCGCTTTCAAAAGTGTTGGATTTGACGGACCAAGCATGGAAGAGGAATTGACTCAGCAAATCGAAATATTGCTTTCCGAATAGCGCTCATTTTCAGATGTTTTTGAAACAAAACAGCAACCAAAATCGGCTGCTGTTTTGTTTATGTTGATCTGTTTATCCGGAGTTTGTTATCTGTAAATTAAAAAGGCGACCGAGTTGCAGTCGCCTTTACTAATCCACCAACAATATTATGGCCTTCTTCGATTTCTGTCTGTAGGCCTTGAATTATCCCTGCGTGGTTCAGACTGTGGTCGCTCTCTCATCTGTGGTTGACGAGGTTCTCGAATTTGAGGTGGTTGCCGATCGATCCGTGGTGCTTCCTGCATCCTCTTTTCAGATGGCCGCTCGTAGTGCGGTGGTCTATTTTGTTCTCTCTGGCTCTCGCGAACCTGACGATCCGGTACTTCTCTTCGCTCAAATCCCTGAATTCGTGAATCTCGTGGCGCAGAACTTCTATTCTTCTCTATTCCGCGCTCAGGACGTTCAATATCTCGTTTTTGAATCTGATATCTTTCTTCTTTTCGTTCCGCGGCTCGTTTACCTTCCGATTCTCTTTGATATTCTCTCGGTGATAATCTATCTAGTTGCTTTTTAGACAATCTGTTATCATCTCTCTGTTCACTAACGCGGGGTCTATACGCCTCTATCCGTTCTGTGTTGCCGTTACGGACTAATCTTTCACCACGGGCATTATCGCGATCAACTATCTCGGTTCTTCGTACGCGTGAATTGGTTCGCTGTTCAATCGTGCTCAAATCTATTCCACGATTTATTATTCTATTATCTTCACCCCGGATTCTGTATCCTTCATGCGTACCATTATATATCCTGCGCACCCGATCTATCGGTTGAATATATTCGGTGACTCTCTCGGATGTAAAATGTCTAAATGGAATAAAATTCCAGTAATGCATCGGTGTAACCCAATGTCGAGAAAATGTTATACCTACACTTATGCTGAATGTCGCGATCGGTGGCAGAGGTGCCCAACCTATATAGTCGTCATCATATCTCCAGTCAACCCATGCAGGTCCCCATTCATTGTCCGGAACCCATATCCATCCATAATAATCGTCGTAATTCCATCTGCCATAATGATATGTTGCCCATCCAAACGGTTCGTGCGATACCCAGTACCAGCCATAATCTGTCCAAATCCATCTGCCTTCGATGTAAGGACGCCAGCTATGTCGCATGTGCATTGGTCGCCACGCATAACCCCAATCCGATTCTATCCATTCACCGTATCGAGCAAGAGGATTGTAAAATACTCCAATATTTACAGATAAATCAAATCGATGCTTAGATTCAGTAAGGTTCGATACTGCAATCAGGAGTCCGAATATCAAAATTATTTTTTTCATCGCGTTTTCCTTTCCTTTTATACTGAAATTCATTTTCTAAATTAAATATTACAATGTCTATGCCATCTGATTTTTGGTGAATATTCTTAAAATATTGGAATTTCATTTGGTTTTTGTCTAAAAAATCGATCATTAATGTCGATAATGCAAGACGTTTCTGGATTTACTTAGTTTGTGATATATGTGCTTGACTTTGCTTCAGCTTCTCATTATTTTACTGTACGTTGTATATAGATTTTCTCTCCCTTGTTTTATTTCAATAAGCCAAAAATTGTGAATATTACCATTAAATATTTCCTATTGTTCGGGATGATCTCTATTTTGTTGATCCCAACCATCGTTGTTAGTCAGAGATCTCAACCCGATAATTTTCGTGGGTATCTTGAGGAAACTTTGGTAAAACTTCCCGGTGTAAACTCCGGAATTTATCTTCAACCCAAAGAAGATGATTTAATGCACTGGAGTAAGATCATCCATTCAATCCGGATGAATTTATTAGATAGCTGCCGTGATTTATTGACTAATTACAATTATGAATTAGTCCAATTTAAAGATGCAGTCACCGAAAATGTTTATGACATAATTCGAGAAAAATATCCAATCCAATACGGATGGGGGACGTACATTTATAATCACGGCCATAAAAGAAGATTACATATTGAAATCAATCACCCGTTCGATGATCCTCAAGCACTTATAATCGGTGGAGAATTATTTCGACGTCTGAACTGTGAGTGGATGCTCATCGGCGGTACAAGCCGGAAAGCTTTAGCCGGTAATTTAAATGCAGATATGGGACGGATGAGACAGACAGTTTTTGAGCGATGGCACGAAACACTATCAAATCTAACTTATGTTACACTCTCGATTCATAGTTACGATGAAACCGTATTTCCGCAACCGATTAATTCTACCGATGTTATAGTTAGTAATGGCTCTACATCCGATCAACAATGGGGAATATCTCAATTAAGTTTGGCATTCCGCGATACGATGCGAGCCGCAGGGTACTGGTGCGGACTTGCCATGTACGATTCCGGCTATGCGCGACTTGCCGGTGGATGGAATACGCAAGGAACATTTTCAAACGACAGCATGGGATTCGGGCACTGGTTATATTTGGAGATTTCGAAAAAGATAAGATTGAAGATGTGGGAATATCCGAAGCTTGTTGCCGCATTGGAGAGAGCTCTGGACCTCACAGGGAGGAAAATATCTCAGCAGGTTAATAAGGGTTTTGGGCTCGTTTCACCCCGGATCATAAAACTTGATTCTTCAAGGAAATTATTTTTCCCGCAAAGTCCGTCTGATACATACAGGATTGTTTCATTTGATCCGAAGAAAAAAATAACCGATACCCTCACTGGTAGGATGGGACAATGGCGGAATGTTTTCGGTAAGAAAAACGGTTCGTCTGTAACTATACTCGATTCTTCACAACGCGATTTTCTGAGGGCTCTCACTCGATCGAGTCAAAATAAAATGGTTTCAAAAATTATCGAATCACCGAGACAAGCATCATCTATTATTCGATTGAAGGATCAAGTGCAAGATACTTCATCGTACGACACGGATGAAGAAAGTCGGGAAGAACCTATTCAGGTACATCGTATTCCGCTGGAACCTGTTTTTGAAAATACATTTGTCTCTCAAACCGAACTCGCCCCGTATAAATGGGAAGGCGTTATTACCGGATGGTTTGCCCCTTCTATACCAACGTTTGATTTATCTGAAGGAAGCGTGACCGAGGGGTTACATCTGCCTCGGTTTTTGATTCCATTAGTTAATAGTTCATTCTCTAATGGTAAAAAATCGTTTCTTGGTATTCAGATGACTACTTATCTCGTTGATGAGATTGCCCGGCTCGTGAACGAATATGAAATCACAGACCGCGATATCGGCTTGATAGCGGAACAATCATCTTCCGGAGAGTATTACATTCGCATAATTCCCACCGGGGAACCAGAAACAGAGATTGCGGAAGCAATCAAATAATAGAATTCCTTCCATCTTAGTTAATTATCTCTACTTGACTCCTTCAATAAATTGTTTTATATTCATTTTGTGACATAAATGTCTAATAGCCACATAATCAAGACATTAATGGCGTGAAAGGACTAAATATGAAAATAAACATAGCAGAACGTATCCGCTTGGCTCGTGAAAACAAAGGATACGATCAAATAACTCTCGCAAAAAAGGTCGATGTTGCTTCAAGGACCGTACAAAGATGGGAAGGGGGATTGCAGGTCCCCGATAGCAACTATCTCATTAAATTAGCAAAACATACTAATGTTCGTCCAGAGTGGCTCCTCACAGGTGATGGAGAGATGTATTATCCTCCTCAACCAAAAGGAAAGGTTATTCCGTTTAATCAGGAAGCACTACTGAGAAAAGTAACAATGGTCGATCTTCCTGTGTTATCGACTGTTCCTGCAGGAAAAACCGCGGCAATTTTTCATCCAGAATATGTTGAGAAATATATAACCGTCGATAACATCAAAGATCCTCGGGCTTTTGCGCTTATCGTAAAAGGAAAGAGCATGTTTCCTATGATTGAAGATGGAGACATCGTTGTTGTAAGTCCTCAGCAAGAAGTTCGGAGTGGAGATATCTGCGTAATCCGCGTGAATGATGAAGATGTTCTAAAAAAAATTAAGATCGATGATGATTTTGTCCATCTTATTCCTATCAACACAAGTTTTGAACCGATTTCTGTCCGAAAACGTGATGTAACATTTCTCTGGAAAGTCGTCAGAGTGATCAAAAATCTTTAAATAACGCATCTTTCATTTCTGATTCAAATCACACCTACATAGAACGGTGATAGTAATCACTCGTTCATCCTCATTCTACCTGTATATTACACCAAGTAAATTTTCCCCCACAATATCCAGGTATAATCATGGTTGAGTACAGACAAAGTACAAACGGTATTAAATTGTCAACGGTTCATCGTAAACCAATGAATGTTGGATTAGTTGCCAAAATATGTCAGGTAAGCAAGAAGACTGTCTTAAACTGGATATACCGCGATGCACTGAAAGCGTTCACAACTTATGGTGGTCATTACCGTGTTTGGCCCGGCGATTTGAAAGAATTTATTACCAAGGCGGGAATTAATGTTCCTTTTAATTTTGTGGATGAGCGTCAAACAACTTTCCTCGTAGTCGATGATGATCAGGGTTTCTCACTTCTGTTGAAGGAAATAATTTGTTCAGAATTTCCGGATGCGAATGTTATTTTAACAGATGATGGTTATGAAGCGCTACTTCTAATCGGTGAGAGGAAACCACATATTGTACTTCTTGATTTGCGAATGCCGAAAATCGATGGTTTTCAAGTTCTTGATTTGTTAAAAGCCCGTAAGCGAGATCATACACCAAAAATTATTGTACTCTCGGGGTATCTTGATTCCGATTCAAGGCAAAAACTTGCCGGTTCAATTGCCGAAGAAGTCTGGGAAAAAGGTAAGAGCATAAGCGATATGCGCGAGGGCTTACGAAAACTTTTAAACTCCACCCCGATTCGAAAAAAACTTGCTGTATCTCTATAACCATTAACTCCGTTTATTTTAAATAATAACATGAGAATCCTCCGAATTTTTTTAGTAGAAAATACTATCGCGCGAGCCGATAATATCCGAAAAAAATTAGCGCAGATAGAGACCATTCGTTTTTCGGTAACTACGTCGATCGTGAAAGATACCGAAGAAACATTTAAAGATGTTGCCGATCAGATCGATGTTATCCTGTTCGGAGAAAAAGTCAGGCCATCGCGGATTATTGAATTGACTAAATTGTTCAGATCATATAATACCGTAATACCGATATTTTTGCTTACCAATCAAAGCGAAGCACGGGTTCAAAGAAAATACCGCATTGCCGGTGTGGATGATACACTAAATATATCGGAGATTGAAACGCCGCTTTTCCAATGGACATTCACAAGCACGGTTGAACACGCAGTCTTGAAAAAGAAAGCAAAAGAGTATGATGTTTTAAACAACCGCCTGAGGAGCATAAATGAATCGCTCGCGACTTTCATGCACGACATGAATAACCCGATTAGCGTGATACGTCTTGCAATGTACCATCTCGATAACCCTGATGTCGCGAATGATAAAAGGGAAACATTTTTGAAAATTCTTGTTTCAAATGTTGAGAAGTTAGATCTTCAGATGCAAGATTTAAGGAATATCCGCAGGCAGTTGAGCGATAAAAAATCGCAAACCGCTAAAATTCTATCTCTTAAAAATACACTGCCGCTCTCGGCAATTCATTAACCAGTTCCTTTTTTATTTCAATCTGATTTTCTTTACATTCTGGTGAATTATTCTTCTTAATTCATACAGAATGTGTTATTATGGGATTCAAATGTGGAATCGTTGGACTGCCGAATGTCGGCAAGTCTACTCTCTTCAACGCAATTACAGCCGCAGGAGCGCGGGTTGCCAATTATCCATTCACAACTATTGAACCACAAGTAGGGGTTGTTGCTGTTCCTGATAAGCGCCTCGATGATCTTGCGAAAATATTCAAACCACCCAAAGTAATCCCAACCACGATTGAATTTGTTGATATTGCCGGACTTGTAAAGAACGCAAACAAAGGGGAGGGACTTGGGAATCAATTTCTTTCTCACATACGCGAGGTTGATGCGATTGTTCATGTTGTCCGTTGTTTTAAGAATGATGATGTCAGCCATGTTGAGAGTGATCTTAATTCAAAACGCGATATTGAAATAATCGAAACCGAATTACTTTTAAAAGACCTGGACACCGTAGAGAAAAAACAACACGAGACCGAAAAGAAAGCAAAGAGCGGTGATAAGAAAATAAAAAATGAGGTTGATTTTTATACAAGATTGAAAATATATCTGGGAGAAGGTAAACCGGCTCGTTCGTTCAATGTTTCTGAAAATGAAAAGGAATATTTTGCCAATCTCCATTTACTTTCGGTTAAGCCGGTTATGTTTGTGGCAAACGTTGATGAAGATGGATTGACTGGTAAGGGTGACTACTTGAATCCGGTTCGTGAGGTGGCTAAAAGTGAAAACGCGACTGCTATTTTAATTGATGCCGAGATGGAAGCCGAAATTGCCTCAATGGAATATTCGGAGAGAGAAGAATTCTTGAAAGATCTTGGTGTTCCTGAATCGGGATTGGATAAAGTAATACACCAGGGGTATGCACTCTTAAATCTAATTACCTTTTTCACACACAACGAAAAAGAGCTGCGCGCATGGACTATTACAAAAGGGACAAAAGCCCCGCAAGCCGCCGGAAAAATACACACCGATTTTGAGCGTGGTTTTATACGTGCAGAAGTTTTAAAATATGGAGATTTACTTAAGTTCGGCTCAGAACACGCCGCAAGAGAGAAAGGACACTTCGCAGTTCACGGTCACGATTATGATGTTGAGGATGGAGATATTATTTTTTTCAGGTTTAATGTATAGTATATCCCGATGTTGCTATTATAGATTCTCTTGGTTATTCAATTAACAACATATATGATTAATAATATAATAAATCCAAATCCGCCCCCTTTCTCAGTATAAAGAAAAATATATAATAAATCCTAACATACCCAATCAATACATAGAACTTTACCTGTTTGGGAGTCAATATATATACAAACACCACCATCCAATCCCATTGTTTTAGTTCTGCATTTACCTATCCAAAAAATCTTATCTCTAAAGCTTTTTATTAAACCCCAATACCCTTTATCCCAACTAGGATCGTTTGGGCGATACAAACCCTTCGCGGAATCAAGTGTGATCGGATTATTATCAATTTCAATGATCCACTCATCAGGATCTTTTTTATGTGTTCTTAATTCTTTTACACATATTTCATATGCTTGTTCTTTTGTAATAGTTGCATCTTTTTGTGAACATCCATTAATAAAAAATTCAATTCCACACAGAAGAAATATGCTGATTATCCCAATTTTCAATTTTATCCGAATCTTATTATTTTGTAAAAGATAATTCAATTAACAGTCTTTCTATTTATTGAAAACCCAATCTCTTCCTCGCCTCTTCTGTCATCATCGATTTATTCCACTGAGGTTCCCAAATTATTTTTACTTCCGCTTCGTGAATGCCCGGAATGGAAAGCAATTTCTCTTTCACATCATTTGCAATATAACCACCCATTCCACAGCCGGGAGTTGTTAGCGTCATTGTAATTCCAACCCAATCGCCTTTTATTTTTATCTGGTAAATAAGTCCAAGATCAACAATGTTAACGGGAATTTCAGGATCGTTGCATCTTCGTAATACCTCGTATATTCGCTCTACGGTTATCTCGGGTTTCATTTCGGCTGTTTTAGAATCGTTCATTTTCATTCTCCTTCTTTGTAAAGTTAAGATTTTTCATCAATGATTGCAACATACGACTATATATATTTGAATTATTTCATCATTTCTCATACATTAATCGCAGTCAAATTTAGAACTAATTGAAAAGGATAATATGATAGATCTCTCAAATAGGGTAGCACTTGTTACCGGCGGTTCACGTGGAATTGGTGCTGCAATCGCTGTTATGCTGGCGAAAGCCGGAGCCGACGTTGCAATATTATATCGTAACAATACAAAATCGGCGAATGCCGTTGTAAATATGATAAAGAAATTAAATAGAACTGGATTAGCACTTCGTGGAAACGTGGAAGATTATGATCAATGTAAATTTTGTATAGATGCTGTAGTTAAAAAATTTAGACGTATCGATATTTTGGTGAATAACGCCGGTATCTGGGAATATGGTGAAATTGGAAGAATGACTGCCAAACAATGGCGAAAAACTATTGATATCAATCTTACAGGTACATTCAATATGTGCAATGTTGTTGCTTCGTTTATGAAAAAACAAGAATATGGCAAGATAATAAATATTGCAAGCACTGCTGGTCAACGCGGAGAAGCGTTTTATTCTCATTATGCCGCATCCAAAGGTGGAGTGATTGCATTTACCAAATCAATTGCTGCTGAATTAATAAAAAAAGGAATTTGGGTTAATTGTGTGGCTCCCGGTTGGATAAAAACCGATATGGTAATGCCAGAATATCAAAATCTAAAAATCAAAAAAGAGATTTTACGCTCAATACCGCGCGGAAAAATTGGATTACCTGATGAAATTGCAGGACCTGTTCTATTTCTCTCATCAAGTCTTGCCGATAACATTGTAGGCGAAATTTTGAATGTAAACGGTGGAAGTGTGTTGTGCGGGTAGAAAAAATCCTTCGAATTTTAATCATTTTCGCCATTATTTGAAAACCCTTGAAAATCTTTGTTTTTTTGAAGATTTTCCTTGCATTTTTCTTATGAAAATTTGTATATTTTAGCCGTTATGAAGAAGCGTGCAAATAACTTTCTTAGCGGTAAGCAAATCGTTACAAAGCCGATTCCGAAAAATATTTCTGTAAAACAGCTTGTTGAAGAATATTTTCAAGCATACAATGCAGGACGATTGCGCGAGGCGAGCCAACTTC
It contains:
- a CDS encoding redoxin domain-containing protein, yielding MKKIFFILLPFAILFLQAQEKQQNKSEKIKVGDLVNINFIGSNIISKKAELVICEAYIDRTDLEPLLLEIPMTKSASGWSCTLELSDPKSRFIVYRFVSGDLKDDNNGEPNMITVYTKDAKPIEGSHLSAGNFYLTGRYFEIKRKADLKEARKEFELEKKYYPRSWQAALGIIDVDLKENSFDEKKTKIKKALEKLYKSNIGNEDAVTGIIGIYERMNEIVRADAIRGDAISKRPKGKIALAKEAAQLRAEKDTEKRVTLLENLLNDFPEMEKNVRQSYQQNLVRAYLQLKNYEKAGELLSTIEKPNPTIYNSIAWPLIEQGDQLDKGILFAKQGVDLLRGQTIADKPSSMRVKEWNENNKYTLAMILDTYGTGLLKAGKNDEALTAFEEAYQQSDGSDPEMNTNYIGAVLKNQKYEKVMELGFSCVKKGKETPAMLDHLKAAYSYSIKSGVNFDSLNIEDKKRYEEMLAEANKIKVEEMRKKILASRISVPAVDFTLKDFNGSSTTLSALKGKVVIVDFWATWCGPCKMSFPYLQKVYEKYLNNESVKFLAVNSWERQKDYSDQLLNAKKFIEENKYTFPVLLDEKTDDQYKVISDYDVEGIPTKFLIDKSGNIAFKSVGFDGPSMEEELTQQIEILLSE
- a CDS encoding 3-oxoacyl-ACP reductase FabG, which translates into the protein MIDLSNRVALVTGGSRGIGAAIAVMLAKAGADVAILYRNNTKSANAVVNMIKKLNRTGLALRGNVEDYDQCKFCIDAVVKKFRRIDILVNNAGIWEYGEIGRMTAKQWRKTIDINLTGTFNMCNVVASFMKKQEYGKIINIASTAGQRGEAFYSHYAASKGGVIAFTKSIAAELIKKGIWVNCVAPGWIKTDMVMPEYQNLKIKKEILRSIPRGKIGLPDEIAGPVLFLSSSLADNIVGEILNVNGGSVLCG
- a CDS encoding DUF59 domain-containing protein, encoding MKPEITVERIYEVLRRCNDPEIPVNIVDLGLIYQIKIKGDWVGITMTLTTPGCGMGGYIANDVKEKLLSIPGIHEAEVKIIWEPQWNKSMMTEEARKRLGFQ
- a CDS encoding helix-turn-helix domain-containing protein — protein: MKINIAERIRLARENKGYDQITLAKKVDVASRTVQRWEGGLQVPDSNYLIKLAKHTNVRPEWLLTGDGEMYYPPQPKGKVIPFNQEALLRKVTMVDLPVLSTVPAGKTAAIFHPEYVEKYITVDNIKDPRAFALIVKGKSMFPMIEDGDIVVVSPQQEVRSGDICVIRVNDEDVLKKIKIDDDFVHLIPINTSFEPISVRKRDVTFLWKVVRVIKNL
- a CDS encoding response regulator, giving the protein MVEYRQSTNGIKLSTVHRKPMNVGLVAKICQVSKKTVLNWIYRDALKAFTTYGGHYRVWPGDLKEFITKAGINVPFNFVDERQTTFLVVDDDQGFSLLLKEIICSEFPDANVILTDDGYEALLLIGERKPHIVLLDLRMPKIDGFQVLDLLKARKRDHTPKIIVLSGYLDSDSRQKLAGSIAEEVWEKGKSISDMREGLRKLLNSTPIRKKLAVSL
- the ychF gene encoding redox-regulated ATPase YchF translates to MGFKCGIVGLPNVGKSTLFNAITAAGARVANYPFTTIEPQVGVVAVPDKRLDDLAKIFKPPKVIPTTIEFVDIAGLVKNANKGEGLGNQFLSHIREVDAIVHVVRCFKNDDVSHVESDLNSKRDIEIIETELLLKDLDTVEKKQHETEKKAKSGDKKIKNEVDFYTRLKIYLGEGKPARSFNVSENEKEYFANLHLLSVKPVMFVANVDEDGLTGKGDYLNPVREVAKSENATAILIDAEMEAEIASMEYSEREEFLKDLGVPESGLDKVIHQGYALLNLITFFTHNEKELRAWTITKGTKAPQAAGKIHTDFERGFIRAEVLKYGDLLKFGSEHAAREKGHFAVHGHDYDVEDGDIIFFRFNV